Proteins from a genomic interval of Sporolactobacillus sp. Y61:
- a CDS encoding branched-chain amino acid ABC transporter permease, with protein sequence MNALLGKLAQNKKGQIILFAIYVLATSGGLILLRDSVIAFLLLLFSILILYYLKLGIRTKWIIGLIIIGFLVPFSASQGDSYQSFMEVGTLVGIYVAMALGLNIVVGFAGLLDLGFIAFFAVGAYTYAIFATDQASQFMPFGNYPLPGGSFWVFIIIGACVAAIFGILLGVPVLRVRGDYLAIVTLGFGEIIRILLNNMDKPVNITNGSMGIASITPPNFFGISIGTSSQFYYIVLGIFLVVIYTVRKLENSKLGRAWKAVRDNEIAAQSSGIPLVKTKLAAFAIGASFSGMMGVVFSAKQMFVDATSFTYLESTMVLVMVVLGGMGSVPGVILGAAIVIILRTQVLTEISNWLTQLGTSGIINIPPALSPAKMQLLIFGLLLIIFALYRPQGLIPHKNRPVDQKKIQKLAEKEPSLSRNPADKSIGTEEAEPGGAET encoded by the coding sequence ATGAATGCACTTCTTGGTAAATTAGCTCAGAACAAAAAGGGCCAGATCATTCTGTTTGCTATTTATGTTCTGGCAACAAGTGGCGGTCTCATTCTTCTGAGAGATTCGGTCATTGCATTTCTTCTCCTTCTGTTTTCCATTCTTATTCTGTATTATCTTAAACTGGGGATCAGAACGAAGTGGATCATTGGGCTGATTATTATCGGTTTCCTTGTACCGTTTTCAGCAAGTCAGGGGGATTCCTACCAGTCTTTCATGGAAGTCGGTACACTTGTCGGTATTTATGTCGCTATGGCACTCGGCCTGAACATTGTTGTTGGTTTCGCCGGGCTGCTTGATCTGGGCTTCATTGCCTTCTTCGCAGTTGGTGCTTATACATACGCCATCTTTGCCACAGATCAGGCGTCTCAGTTCATGCCGTTCGGAAATTATCCCCTCCCCGGTGGCTCATTCTGGGTGTTTATTATCATCGGCGCATGCGTTGCAGCCATTTTCGGTATCCTGCTTGGCGTCCCTGTACTGAGAGTCCGGGGGGATTATCTGGCGATTGTGACGCTGGGATTTGGGGAGATTATCCGGATTTTGCTGAACAATATGGATAAACCAGTGAACATAACAAATGGATCAATGGGAATCGCTTCGATTACGCCACCGAATTTTTTCGGTATCTCCATTGGCACTTCAAGTCAGTTTTACTATATTGTGCTGGGAATCTTTCTTGTGGTCATTTACACCGTACGTAAGCTTGAAAATTCTAAACTTGGCAGGGCATGGAAAGCGGTGAGAGATAACGAAATTGCTGCTCAGTCCAGTGGAATACCTCTGGTCAAAACGAAACTCGCTGCTTTCGCTATAGGTGCCTCTTTTTCCGGGATGATGGGCGTTGTCTTCTCGGCCAAGCAAATGTTTGTCGATGCTACCAGTTTCACTTACCTCGAATCTACCATGGTTCTTGTTATGGTCGTACTCGGTGGTATGGGCAGTGTACCCGGCGTAATTCTGGGAGCCGCGATTGTGATCATACTGAGGACACAGGTCCTGACGGAAATATCAAACTGGCTGACACAGCTTGGTACTTCCGGAATCATCAATATTCCGCCAGCTCTGTCTCCGGCGAAGATGCAGCTTCTGATTTTCGGATTATTGCTGATTATTTTTGCTTTATATCGTCCACAGGGATTGATCCCGCATAAAAACCGTCCTGTGGATCAGAAAAAAATCCAGAAACTTGCTGAAAAAGAACCCTCACTCAGTCGCAATCCGGCTGATAAATCTATTGGTACTGAAGAAGCAGAACCCGGAGGTGCCGAAACATGA
- a CDS encoding branched-chain amino acid ABC transporter permease, which produces MFAHIIANLPQVLIDGLTLGVVYAVVAIGYTMVYGILELINFAHGDVFMTGAFIGAVILFLLTGIGFVTSVPALIVFAIVIVISAIATGMLGVGIERVAYRPLRRKNAPKLIALITSIGISFVLEDVVRFIAELNTGNYIVTTPPMFDHKFTLPVQNVIPFLNNATFQSSFLLVVICTLIMLISLDLFVNKTKWGMAMRAVAQDRDTASLMSINVNRVISVTFFIGSALGGATGVLFMIQYGTIDPYIGFILGIKAFTAAVLGGIGNIRGAMLGGIVLGLLEMFAAANLSIITNGAMGAEYKDVFAFIILILVLIFKPEGLFGKAVVEKV; this is translated from the coding sequence ATGTTTGCACATATTATTGCAAATTTACCTCAGGTGCTTATTGATGGATTAACTCTTGGTGTTGTGTATGCAGTTGTCGCAATAGGCTACACCATGGTTTATGGTATTCTGGAGCTGATTAACTTTGCTCATGGTGATGTATTTATGACCGGTGCCTTTATTGGTGCAGTGATCCTCTTCCTGCTTACAGGAATCGGATTTGTCACTTCAGTACCCGCGCTGATTGTTTTCGCTATTGTAATAGTCATATCGGCGATTGCAACAGGAATGCTCGGAGTAGGAATTGAGCGGGTTGCATACAGGCCACTCAGGAGGAAGAATGCACCGAAACTGATTGCACTTATCACATCAATTGGTATTTCCTTTGTTCTTGAAGATGTTGTACGCTTTATTGCAGAACTGAATACCGGGAACTATATTGTGACTACACCTCCTATGTTTGATCATAAATTTACGCTTCCTGTTCAAAATGTGATCCCATTTCTAAATAATGCAACGTTCCAGAGTTCATTTCTCCTGGTTGTCATCTGTACCCTTATTATGCTGATATCTCTTGATCTGTTTGTCAACAAAACCAAATGGGGTATGGCCATGCGTGCGGTGGCACAGGACAGAGATACAGCATCTCTGATGTCTATCAATGTGAATCGTGTGATATCTGTTACATTTTTTATCGGCTCAGCCCTAGGAGGAGCGACAGGGGTCCTGTTTATGATTCAGTATGGAACGATTGACCCCTATATCGGTTTTATTCTTGGCATAAAAGCCTTTACAGCAGCAGTACTCGGAGGTATTGGAAATATCAGGGGTGCCATGCTTGGAGGCATTGTCCTGGGATTACTTGAAATGTTTGCGGCTGCGAACCTTTCCATCATCACTAATGGTGCGATGGGTGCTGAATATAAAGATGTTTTCGCATTCATCATTCTGATACTTGTCCTTATATTTAAACCCGAAGGCTTGTTTGGTAAAGCCGTCGTCGAGAAAGTGTAG